The following proteins come from a genomic window of Pseudomonas cichorii:
- the dapA gene encoding 4-hydroxy-tetrahydrodipicolinate synthase yields MQFRGIIPALVTPFTDDQQLDEQALRGLIENLLQAGVHGLFVLGTNGEFFTLSESEKLKIARITVEAAAGRVPVVVGTGAFATHEVIELNKKMIDVGADALSIITPYFNAISQSELIKHYTAIADASELPLMMYNIPAKTGMSIGIGAVATLSQHPKIKGIKDSAGNFDALVQMMKYRSDDFAVFAGTDSLIYWNLLAGGDGAIAATANAVPDVVMSIWNNFQSGNHEAARAAQEALRPLRDAFALGTMPVVLKTATQLLNVPVGPCRSPVQPLDAAALEKLQGLLAVYR; encoded by the coding sequence ATGCAATTTCGCGGCATCATTCCAGCTCTGGTCACGCCCTTTACCGATGATCAGCAACTCGATGAGCAAGCCCTTCGCGGCCTGATCGAAAACCTTCTGCAAGCCGGTGTACATGGGCTTTTCGTGCTGGGCACCAATGGCGAGTTCTTCACTCTCTCCGAATCCGAAAAACTGAAAATCGCCCGTATTACCGTTGAAGCGGCAGCCGGGCGTGTGCCTGTAGTCGTAGGCACCGGTGCCTTTGCTACCCATGAAGTGATCGAACTGAACAAAAAAATGATCGATGTGGGCGCAGACGCCCTGTCCATCATCACGCCGTACTTCAATGCCATCAGCCAGTCCGAACTCATCAAGCACTACACCGCCATTGCCGATGCCTCCGAGTTGCCGCTGATGATGTACAACATTCCGGCCAAGACCGGCATGTCCATCGGTATCGGTGCCGTGGCCACCCTCAGCCAGCACCCGAAAATCAAAGGCATCAAGGACAGCGCCGGCAACTTCGATGCACTGGTTCAGATGATGAAATACCGCAGCGACGACTTCGCCGTGTTTGCGGGCACCGACTCGTTGATCTACTGGAACCTGCTGGCCGGTGGCGATGGTGCTATCGCTGCCACCGCCAACGCGGTACCGGATGTGGTCATGTCGATCTGGAACAACTTCCAGTCGGGTAATCACGAAGCCGCCCGCGCCGCCCAGGAAGCCCTTCGTCCACTTCGCGATGCGTTCGCGCTGGGCACCATGCCTGTGGTGCTGAAAACCGCGACCCAACTGCTCAATGTGCCCGTCGGCCCCTGCCGCTCGCCGGTCCAGCCGCTGGATGCCGCCGCACTGGAAAAACTCCAAGGCCTGCTGGCCGTCTACCGCTAA
- a CDS encoding MFS transporter — MPNPSIRDAGDVEGNHVYRRITLRLIPFIFICYLFNYLDRVNVGFAKLQMLDALNFSETVYGLGAGIFFIGYVLCGLPSNLALNRFGPRRWIGLMMITWGTFSTCLLFVTTPMEFYVLRFLTGMAEAGFFPGIVLYLSRWYPNQRRGRIMALFMSAIPVSGLLGGPFSGWILNHFAAGQGGMAGWQWMFLIQGLPTVVLGLLAFRLLCDKVEDAPWLTPEQRQRVKADITTDELSRPVISEKASPLSVLTMPFIWVLGFIYFCIQSGVYAINFWLPSIIKNLGFSDALVIGWISAVPYLMAGVFMILVGRSADLRNERRWHLVVPMLMGALGLIIAANFATVPVIAILGLTIATMGALTGLPMFWPLPTALLNASVAVAGLALINSIGQMAGFLSPYLVGWIKDQTGSTTMALYSLAGLTIVGSLVALRISRQSATKAAAAA; from the coding sequence ATGCCCAACCCATCGATTCGGGATGCTGGCGACGTCGAAGGCAATCATGTCTACCGTCGCATCACCCTGCGCCTCATACCCTTTATCTTTATCTGCTACCTGTTCAACTACCTGGATCGGGTCAACGTCGGCTTTGCCAAGCTGCAGATGCTCGATGCCCTGAACTTCAGCGAAACCGTCTACGGCCTGGGAGCCGGGATCTTCTTCATTGGCTACGTACTGTGTGGCCTGCCCAGCAACCTGGCGCTCAACCGTTTCGGGCCACGGCGCTGGATCGGCCTGATGATGATCACCTGGGGCACGTTCTCCACCTGCCTGCTGTTCGTCACCACTCCGATGGAGTTTTATGTACTGCGCTTCCTGACCGGCATGGCCGAAGCCGGCTTCTTCCCCGGCATCGTGCTCTATCTCTCGCGCTGGTACCCCAACCAGCGACGCGGTCGGATCATGGCACTGTTCATGTCCGCCATTCCGGTATCCGGCCTGCTGGGCGGCCCGTTCTCCGGCTGGATTCTCAACCACTTCGCCGCGGGTCAAGGCGGCATGGCGGGCTGGCAGTGGATGTTCCTGATTCAGGGCCTGCCAACGGTCGTGCTGGGCCTGTTGGCGTTCCGGTTGCTGTGCGACAAGGTCGAAGATGCACCCTGGCTGACACCCGAGCAACGTCAGCGGGTCAAGGCCGACATCACCACCGATGAACTCAGCCGCCCGGTGATCAGTGAAAAGGCCTCCCCTCTTTCGGTACTGACCATGCCGTTCATCTGGGTGCTGGGCTTTATCTACTTCTGCATCCAGAGCGGCGTGTACGCGATCAACTTCTGGCTGCCGTCGATCATCAAGAACCTGGGCTTCAGCGATGCACTGGTGATCGGCTGGATCAGCGCCGTGCCTTATCTCATGGCCGGCGTGTTCATGATTCTGGTGGGCCGCTCGGCGGATCTGCGCAATGAACGACGCTGGCACCTGGTCGTGCCGATGCTGATGGGCGCCCTGGGCCTGATCATCGCCGCCAACTTCGCCACCGTGCCAGTCATCGCGATTCTTGGCCTGACCATCGCCACCATGGGCGCCCTCACCGGCCTGCCGATGTTCTGGCCACTGCCCACCGCCCTGCTCAACGCCAGCGTCGCCGTAGCCGGGCTGGCACTGATCAACTCCATCGGCCAGATGGCGGGCTTTCTCAGCCCGTATCTGGTGGGCTGGATCAAGGACCAGACCGGCTCCACCACCATGGCGCTGTACTCCCTGGCAGGCCTGACCATCGTCGGCAGCCTGGTAGCCCTGCGAATCAGCCGTCAGTCAGCGACCAAGGCGGCAGCCGCTGCGTAA
- a CDS encoding Bd3614 family nucleic acid deaminase: MDVSRYILLLALREKAQTGKDLAYLVSKEKIIAKGVKGDKGYEEPIVNMLHNHSSPKGTIFATYTPTDMCQGLAWHKGLRKIIYAINFIPWSIAIKEKTIDAPKALEKTAAFVISSSLYGRDLNTLNTFPATQPLLDQWHALLEHATLSDKAKEIRASSKGCIDIYNTRVKEGDETTLLTRIATSIPIQTGSVVTEQNNKDRLWMKIAYALAGAALPAQRKKKGDLKSPLPHGHNVAAIMVSNTDLILGWGVNINGLNGCFHAETSMILAYLTQNNTTQLPKDVRIYSTLEPCHMCSGLITTLSVNTPVVVGHMDPNIDNNTLKQGKNGSVQRMTTMMPIIQKPVVYLKNITKENNPTAHAR; this comes from the coding sequence ATGGATGTGTCTCGTTACATTTTGCTGTTGGCATTGAGGGAAAAAGCCCAGACAGGAAAGGATCTTGCCTATCTGGTATCGAAAGAAAAGATCATTGCCAAAGGAGTCAAAGGTGACAAGGGATATGAAGAGCCGATTGTAAACATGCTGCACAATCATTCATCTCCCAAAGGCACAATTTTCGCCACCTACACGCCGACAGATATGTGCCAAGGTCTAGCCTGGCATAAAGGATTGCGAAAGATTATTTATGCAATAAACTTTATTCCATGGAGTATTGCGATCAAAGAAAAAACGATTGACGCCCCTAAGGCATTGGAAAAGACAGCAGCCTTCGTCATTTCTTCCTCTCTATATGGCAGAGATCTGAACACGCTCAATACATTCCCTGCGACGCAACCACTGCTTGATCAATGGCATGCTCTATTGGAACATGCAACGCTTAGCGATAAGGCAAAAGAAATCAGAGCTAGCAGCAAAGGATGTATCGATATTTATAATACGCGAGTGAAAGAAGGCGATGAAACCACTCTGCTCACGCGCATAGCTACCAGCATACCGATCCAGACAGGCAGCGTCGTTACAGAGCAAAACAACAAGGATCGGCTATGGATGAAAATCGCTTATGCATTGGCTGGAGCAGCCCTGCCGGCTCAGAGGAAAAAGAAAGGCGATCTGAAGTCTCCACTACCGCACGGCCATAACGTTGCCGCCATTATGGTGAGCAACACAGACCTCATTCTTGGCTGGGGAGTCAACATTAACGGCCTGAATGGCTGCTTCCATGCCGAAACCTCAATGATCCTCGCCTATTTGACCCAGAATAATACAACCCAACTACCCAAAGATGTACGTATTTATTCAACGCTGGAACCTTGCCATATGTGCTCGGGTTTAATTACCACGTTGAGCGTCAATACACCTGTTGTCGTTGGACATATGGACCCGAACATTGATAACAACACACTCAAGCAGGGTAAGAATGGTTCCGTACAACGTATGACCACCATGATGCCCATCATTCAAAAGCCTGTTGTCTATCTTAAAAATATTACAAAAGAGAACAATCCTACAGCGCATGCGAGATGA